The following are encoded together in the Misgurnus anguillicaudatus chromosome 14, ASM2758022v2, whole genome shotgun sequence genome:
- the brk1 gene encoding probable protein BRICK1 isoform X2 codes for MAGQEDPVQREIHQDWANREYIEVITSSIKKIADFLNSFDMSCRSRLATLNEKLTALERRIEYIEARVTKGETLT; via the exons ATGGCCGGACAGGAGGATCCAGTGCAAAGGGAAATTCACCAAGATTGGGCGAACCGTGAATATATCGAAGTGATCACCAGCAGCATTAAGAAAATCGCCGATTTTCTTAA ttctttcgATATGTCCTGCAGGTCCCGTTTAGCCACATTGAATGAGAAGCTGACGGCTCTGGAGAGGCGGATCGAATACATTGAAGCCCGg GTCACAAAAGGGGAAACCTTGACCTAA
- the brk1 gene encoding probable protein BRICK1 isoform X1 translates to MAGQEDPVQREIHQDWANREYIEVITSSIKKIADFLNSFDMSCRSRLATLNEKLTALERRIEYIEARVTKGETLT, encoded by the exons ATGGCCGGACAGGAGGATCCAGTGCAAAGGGAAATTCACCAAGATTGGGCGAACCGTGAATATATCGAAGTGATCACCAGCAGCATTAAGAAAATCGCCGATTTTCTTAACTCTTTCG ATATGTCCTGCAGGTCCCGTTTAGCCACATTGAATGAGAAGCTGACGGCTCTGGAGAGGCGGATCGAATACATTGAAGCCCGg GTCACAAAAGGGGAAACCTTGACCTAA
- the LOC129427303 gene encoding uncharacterized protein — protein sequence MCEFLDKQILENLVAKLEFENELNRVCSRSTQIQNPDSSSGPGNNRECKYGVVEEESTDHLVHESRDDFSFLLDTILEIERDYDVTADCDVSCMEHVLQLSP from the exons ATGTGCGAGTTTCTCG ACAAGCAGATCTTGGAGAATCTTGTGGCAAAGCTGGAGTTTGAAAACGAGCTGAACCGCGTCTGCAGCAGATCAACCCAGATTCAAAACCCAGACTCCTCTTCTGGACCAGGAAATAACCGAGAATGTAAATATGGTGTTGTGGAAGAGGAAAGTACAGACCACTTGGTTCATGAAAGTAGAGATGACTTTTCCTTCTTACTGGACACAATCCTGGAGATTGAGCGGGATTATGATGTCACTGCCGACTGTGATGTTAGTTGCATGGAGCATGTGTTACAGTTATCACCATAG
- the gpx1a gene encoding glutathione peroxidase 1a, which translates to MAGAAKRFYDLSAKLLSGELLNFASLRGKVVLIENVASLUGTTVRDYTQMNELNTRFGNQGLVVLGAPCNQFGHQENCKNEEILLSLKYVRPGNGFEPNFQLLEKMDVNGENAHPLFVFLKEKLPQPSDDPVSLMTDPKSIIWSPVSRNDISWNFEKFLVGPDGEPFKRYSRRFLTSDIEGDIKDLLKRAN; encoded by the exons ATGGCAGGAGCCGCCAAGAGGTTTTACGACCTTTCCGCTAAACTTTTGTCAGGAGAGCTGCTGAATTTCGCCTCTCTGAGGGGAAAGGTTGTGCTCATTGAGAATGTAGCGTCGCTTTGAGGTACAACAGTCAGGGATTACACCCAGATGAACGAGCTGAACACCCGCTTTGGGAATCAAGGGCTCGTGGTACTGGGTGCTCCCTGCAACCAGTTTGGACATCAG GAGAATTGCAAGAATGAAGAAATCCTTCTATCTCTGAAATATGTCCGACCTGGAAATGGCTTCGAGCCCAATTTCCAACTTCTGGAGAAGATGGATGTGAACGGCGAGAATGCCCATCCTCTGTTCGTGTTCCTCAAAGAGAAGCTGCCCCAACCCAGCGATGACCCTGTGTCCCTGATGACCGATCCCAAATCCATCATCTGGAGTCCTGTGTCCAGGAATGACATCTCCTGGAACTTTGAAAAGTTCCTCGTTGGTCCAGATGGAGAGCCGTTCAAGCGCTACAGCCGAAGGTTCCTCACTAGTGACATTGAAGGAGACATCAAAGACCTTCTCAAGAGAGCGAATTAA